Sequence from the Rhodohalobacter sp. SW132 genome:
TTGGAAGGACATTAGACAGTGCTGGTGAATACTCATTTTATTCAAATCAACCGGAGGATGCTGATCGATCCCGCAGGGTAGAGTTTAGAATTGTGACAAAATCTGAAGAGGTTGTCAATCAAATGCTGAGGCTTCTTAATGATTGATTTTTATACATTTACAAGCCTTCAGGAAACAGTTGAAGAACAGTTTAAAGTTGAGATCGATCCAGAGGGGGGTGAGTTTAAGGTAGAAGAAGTAATCTATCGGCTACAGGATCATGATATCAGCAAAGTTAAATTTGTTGATAATGATATCTTCTTAAAAGAGGGTGATGATCTCATAAAGGGCTTTTTGGTAAAAGAAGAAAACTACTTTCGAGCCTACTACGATAGAGAATTGAAAAGGAAATCACACCTTCCAAAATTTCATACTACTAAATGTGACACTCTTTCCGAAATGGAGTCAAAAGGTAGGTTTGACGGAGTTTATATTTTTTCGAATAAATCTATCGAAAGAAAAGAGGCTCCTGAAGGAGGAAGTATTATGAGTGATTTAAGAGTTTGTAAAAATTGTGTCAAGGAAGACCCTAAACTATCACATGTAATTTTTACAAAAGAATTTGTTGAAGAACATCTCAGTTCAGATAAGAATAGCAAAGGTTTCAAAAAGTCTGAATTGCCGAAACAGTATGAAAAAGATGAATGGGGCTACGTTAATGGATGGGATAAAGTAAGCTTAAGATACAGAGCCAATAAAAACTTTAAATGTGAAAAGTGTGATTTGGATTTATCTAAATCTAAGTATTTCCTTGAGGTTCATCACATAAATCACAACAAAACGGATAATAGAGAGTCGAACCTTCAATGTTTGTGTACTGGTTGCCATTCAAGAATTGATGAATACCATGAGAATAACTTTAAAACAAAACCAGAGAATAGAGAAAAACTGAATGATTACAGGAGATTATTCAAATAGTTTTTGGTATTCATATGATTATAGAATCATCCGGAACATAGAACGTTTTTTTATTGGGGACTTAATTAATAGTGTTGACCTAAAAAATCGTTGAAACATTAAGCATCTTTCGCCTCAATTTGAAAATTAGTAATGTAAAAAGGTGTAGTGAACCGGGGAGTATAGTATGACCTTCTAATACCGCAAGAAGGAGGCCTTCTGATTTCGGAGTCTTTTTGATCATTAGAATTTTCAAGCCAGATTTTCAATCCTTTTCATAAGAACATTTCGATAGCGCTCCTTCATGCCATTTGACAAATATGACTTCTCAATGGTTTGTTTAAAGATATCCTGCTTGCCTAATAATTTTTGGTTAATATTTTGAATCTGCTTGGAGTTCAAACCGATTGAAAGACCGAAATCATGAAATGAATCAGGATTGAAATTACTTTTCTTGCCCGTAAGTGTGAGAGCCAGCTCTTCCGGGTCTTTCTCTTCCGGTATAACCAATCGGGTATTTAGAAGGTCATACCCCGGGGCTAATTTCCAGCCAACGTTAGGATCATTAAACAGCGAGAAGTTCTTTAGGTGCATATCTCCGTTACCTGTCAGGTATGAAAACAGCACCAGCTCGTAAAATCGTGTGAGATCAAAGAGTGGGTTTGCCGAAAACTGTTTAACGGTTTTGGCAATCTGCTCATGTGATCCCTTGTATTTGTCTTCCGTCAACCGGCCGGTAAGCTGACACATATCTTCCATGGCAAACTTATTTCCTTTATCATCACGGTCAATCCGTTTCGTGATATAGGCCAGCTCTCCCGAGCCAAGATGGATCAACCCATAGGGTACGGTTTCGATTCCGGCAGTTTCAGCCAGCATCATGGTGCAGTGTTCATTGGCGGGTAGTTCTGGCCATTTGCTGGATGGGGGTTTCAAAATGTATCTGCCCCATAAGCCAACAATCGTTAGTTTATCAGCAGAGTCCGTTTTACGATCTACTTCCAGTGATAGCTTGGTTTGAACGCCGGGTACGGTTACACGCTGTTGGACAGATTTTTTTGCCAGTTCGTTTAACTGATCAAGATTAACCTCCAGAACGGGTTTCTCTTTACTATCGAAAAGTTTCTGCAGACACTTCGGGTGATACTGCTTTCCATTTGGTACGCGGTTGGCACAAATCAGGCACTTACTCATACTTCCCTCACACTTACATTGCCAATGGTATCCCGGCAGCTT
This genomic interval carries:
- a CDS encoding HipA domain-containing protein, producing the protein MSKCLICANRVPNGKQYHPKCLQKLFDSKEKPVLEVNLDQLNELAKKSVQQRVTVPGVQTKLSLEVDRKTDSADKLTIVGLWGRYILKPPSSKWPELPANEHCTMMLAETAGIETVPYGLIHLGSGELAYITKRIDRDDKGNKFAMEDMCQLTGRLTEDKYKGSHEQIAKTVKQFSANPLFDLTRFYELVLFSYLTGNGDMHLKNFSLFNDPNVGWKLAPGYDLLNTRLVIPEEKDPEELALTLTGKKSNFNPDSFHDFGLSIGLNSKQIQNINQKLLGKQDIFKQTIEKSYLSNGMKERYRNVLMKRIENLA
- a CDS encoding HNH endonuclease signature motif containing protein, which gives rise to MIDFYTFTSLQETVEEQFKVEIDPEGGEFKVEEVIYRLQDHDISKVKFVDNDIFLKEGDDLIKGFLVKEENYFRAYYDRELKRKSHLPKFHTTKCDTLSEMESKGRFDGVYIFSNKSIERKEAPEGGSIMSDLRVCKNCVKEDPKLSHVIFTKEFVEEHLSSDKNSKGFKKSELPKQYEKDEWGYVNGWDKVSLRYRANKNFKCEKCDLDLSKSKYFLEVHHINHNKTDNRESNLQCLCTGCHSRIDEYHENNFKTKPENREKLNDYRRLFK